One stretch of Variovorax sp. 54 DNA includes these proteins:
- a CDS encoding class I SAM-dependent rRNA methyltransferase has protein sequence MKTLRLKPGKERSLQRRHPWVFESAIARGGADSGETVRVESHDGNFLAWAAFGPTSKIRARAWSFDEKQRIDAAFFSTVCARAVHARGLFDLQSDGVRLVHGEADGLPGLIVDRYGDTLVAQFLSAGVERWKDVLADALLEATGLTKLYERSDASGREREGLKPVTGWLRGEGETQITIREHGWQLSLDIATGHKTGFYLDQRDSRQRFAELAQHRRFRRVLNCFCYTGGFTVAALAGLKAAGALDGASLVSVDSSKPALDRARAHLALNGFEGQGIATEFLDANVNTVLREFIDQGRTFDAIVLDPPKFAPTVLHAERAARAYKDINRLALKLLEPGGVLLTFSCSGGISADLFHKIVASAGLDAGVDGYIAERLGASPDHPMTIEFPEGEYLKGLVVVRKPL, from the coding sequence ATGAAAACCCTTCGCCTCAAGCCGGGCAAGGAGCGCTCGCTCCAACGCCGCCATCCCTGGGTCTTCGAATCCGCCATTGCGCGCGGCGGCGCGGACTCAGGGGAAACAGTGCGCGTGGAGTCGCACGACGGCAACTTCCTTGCGTGGGCGGCCTTTGGCCCCACGTCCAAGATCCGGGCACGGGCCTGGAGCTTTGATGAGAAGCAGCGCATCGACGCTGCTTTTTTTTCCACGGTCTGCGCGCGCGCGGTGCATGCGCGCGGCCTGTTCGACCTGCAGAGCGACGGCGTGCGGCTGGTGCACGGCGAGGCCGACGGCCTGCCGGGGCTGATCGTCGATCGTTATGGCGACACGCTGGTGGCGCAGTTTTTGTCGGCCGGCGTGGAGCGCTGGAAAGACGTGCTGGCCGATGCGCTGCTCGAGGCCACGGGCCTGACCAAGCTCTATGAACGCTCCGACGCCAGCGGCCGTGAGCGCGAAGGCCTGAAGCCCGTCACGGGCTGGCTGCGCGGCGAGGGCGAAACCCAGATCACCATCCGCGAGCACGGCTGGCAGCTGTCGCTCGACATCGCGACCGGCCACAAGACCGGCTTCTACCTCGACCAGCGCGACAGCCGCCAGCGCTTTGCCGAACTGGCACAGCACCGACGTTTTCGCCGCGTGCTCAACTGTTTTTGCTACACGGGCGGCTTCACCGTGGCGGCGCTCGCGGGCCTGAAGGCGGCCGGGGCGCTCGACGGGGCCTCGCTGGTGTCGGTCGATTCGTCCAAGCCCGCACTCGACCGGGCCCGCGCGCATCTGGCGCTGAACGGCTTCGAAGGGCAGGGCATTGCCACGGAATTTCTCGATGCCAACGTGAACACCGTGCTGCGCGAGTTCATCGACCAGGGCCGCACCTTCGACGCGATCGTGCTCGACCCGCCGAAGTTCGCGCCCACGGTGCTGCACGCCGAGCGCGCCGCGCGGGCCTACAAGGACATCAACCGCCTCGCGCTCAAGCTGCTGGAGCCCGGCGGCGTGCTGCTCACGTTTTCGTGCTCGGGCGGCATCAGCGCCGACCTGTTCCACAAGATCGTGGCCTCGGCCGGGCTCGACGCCGGCGTGGACGGTTACATCGCCGAACGCCTGGGCGCCTCGCCCGACCACCCGATGACCATCGAGTTCCCGGAAGGGGAGTACCTGAAGGGGCTGGTGGTGGTCAGAAAGCCGTTGTGA
- a CDS encoding DUF484 family protein translates to MTPFTHDNNAMNPITEDDIANYLSNTPDFFERHAQLLAQVQLTSPHGNRAVSLQERQAEMLREKIKALEHRLMDMVRHGTENVVIADRLQRWTKGLLTTRDPRSLPYRIAVDLQSLFLVPQTAIKVWDCGTEYLNEAYAQWVSDDVKALATSLTSPYCGLNSGFEAANWLPEPQGAASIALIPLRADAESPAFGLLVLASPDAQRFNAEMGTDFLERIAELSSGALSRLRP, encoded by the coding sequence ATGACCCCATTCACCCACGACAACAACGCCATGAACCCGATCACCGAAGACGACATCGCGAACTACCTGTCGAACACGCCCGACTTCTTTGAGCGCCACGCCCAGCTGCTGGCGCAGGTGCAGCTCACCAGCCCGCACGGCAACCGCGCCGTGAGCCTGCAGGAGCGCCAGGCCGAAATGCTGCGCGAGAAGATCAAGGCGCTGGAGCACCGCCTGATGGACATGGTGCGCCACGGCACCGAAAACGTCGTCATCGCCGACCGCCTGCAGCGCTGGACCAAGGGCCTGCTGACCACGCGCGACCCGCGCAGCCTGCCGTACCGCATCGCGGTCGACCTGCAGTCGCTGTTCCTGGTGCCGCAAACGGCCATCAAGGTGTGGGACTGCGGCACCGAGTACCTGAACGAAGCCTATGCCCAGTGGGTGAGCGACGACGTGAAGGCGCTGGCCACCTCGCTCACCTCGCCGTACTGCGGGCTCAATTCGGGCTTCGAGGCGGCCAACTGGCTGCCCGAGCCGCAGGGCGCCGCATCGATCGCGCTGATTCCGCTGCGCGCCGACGCCGAATCGCCGGCCTTCGGCCTGCTGGTGCTGGCCTCGCCGGACGCGCAGCGCTTCAACGCCGAAATGGGCACGGACTTTCTCGAGCGCATCGCCGAGCTGTCGTCGGGCGCGCTGTCGCGGCTGCGCCCTTGA
- a CDS encoding alpha/beta fold hydrolase: MTTLTLRDGTELYYKDWGSGQPILFSHGWPLSADMWDAQMLFFAERGYRVIAFDRRGFGRSSQPWTGYDYDTFADDIAELIETLDLKDVILAGFSMGGGDVTRYIARKGSARVAKLALISAVTPLFMKTADHPVGPEASLFAGIRAGLAADRPQFIDDFSTLFYGTNRPGAKVSQGVFKQTLQIALQASIKATIDCVTAFSETDFRPDMAKIDVPTLVIHGDDDQVVPFEATGKLAAEMIKGSQLKVYAGAPHATCTTHAAQVNADLLAFIQG; encoded by the coding sequence ATGACAACACTGACCCTTCGCGACGGCACCGAGCTCTATTACAAGGACTGGGGCAGCGGCCAGCCGATTCTTTTCAGCCATGGCTGGCCGCTGAGCGCCGACATGTGGGACGCCCAGATGCTGTTCTTCGCCGAACGCGGCTACCGCGTCATCGCGTTCGACCGCCGCGGTTTCGGCCGGTCGAGCCAGCCCTGGACCGGCTACGACTACGACACCTTCGCCGACGACATCGCCGAACTGATCGAGACGCTCGACCTGAAGGACGTGATCCTGGCGGGCTTCTCGATGGGCGGCGGCGACGTCACGCGCTACATCGCGCGCAAGGGCAGCGCGCGTGTGGCGAAGCTCGCGCTCATCAGCGCGGTGACGCCGCTGTTCATGAAGACGGCCGACCATCCCGTGGGCCCCGAGGCGTCGCTGTTCGCGGGCATCCGCGCCGGGCTGGCCGCCGACCGGCCGCAGTTCATCGACGACTTCAGCACGCTGTTCTACGGCACCAACCGCCCGGGCGCGAAGGTGTCGCAGGGCGTGTTCAAGCAGACGCTGCAGATCGCGCTGCAGGCCTCGATCAAGGCCACCATCGACTGCGTGACGGCGTTCTCCGAGACCGACTTCCGCCCCGACATGGCGAAGATCGACGTGCCCACGCTGGTGATCCACGGCGACGACGACCAGGTCGTGCCCTTCGAGGCCACGGGCAAGCTGGCGGCCGAAATGATCAAGGGCAGCCAGCTCAAGGTGTATGCCGGCGCGCCGCACGCCACCTGCACCACGCACGCGGCGCAGGTCAACGCCGACCTGCTGGCGTTCATCCAGGGCTGA
- a CDS encoding MFS transporter codes for MTEPQKSAGAFAPLRQPVFAVLWAATVLGNIGSFMRDVASSWLVTDLSASPTAVALIQTAATLPIFLLAIPAGVLSDILDRRRFLIFVQVLLAAVSGTLLVLSHTGALTVEYLVALTFVGGIGAALMGPTWQSIVPELVPRSELKGAVALNSLGINIARSIGPAAGGLILASFGAAATYGLDVLSYVFVIAALLWWKRPAAVDSGLSENFFGAFRAGIRYTRASKELHVVLLRAAVFFLFASSVWALLPLVARQMLGGTASFYGILLGAVGAGAIGGALVMPRLRARLDADGMLLLASLLTAAVMGGLVFAPPQWLAVPMLGVLGLGWIIALTTLNGVAQSILPNWVRGRGLAVYLTVFNGAMAAGSLGWGLIAQQIGVPATLVAGAVGLVVMGLVFHRVRLPAGEADLQASNHWPEPLLAEPVAHDRGPVMIQVEYRIRKEDRPAFLDAMKRLSLERRRDGAYAWGVHEHTTDAERVMEWFLVESWAEHLRQHHRVSQADADLQAEALRFHIGPGKPEVHHFLAL; via the coding sequence ATGACTGAGCCTCAAAAGTCTGCCGGCGCTTTTGCGCCGCTGCGCCAGCCGGTCTTCGCGGTGCTGTGGGCCGCCACGGTGCTGGGCAACATCGGCAGCTTCATGCGCGACGTGGCCAGCTCGTGGCTGGTGACCGACCTGTCGGCCAGCCCGACGGCGGTGGCGCTGATCCAGACGGCGGCGACGCTGCCGATCTTCCTGCTCGCGATTCCGGCGGGCGTGCTCTCGGACATCCTCGACCGGCGGCGCTTTTTGATCTTCGTGCAGGTGCTGCTGGCTGCCGTGAGCGGCACGCTGCTGGTGCTGTCGCACACGGGGGCGCTCACGGTCGAGTACCTGGTGGCGCTGACCTTCGTGGGCGGCATCGGCGCAGCACTCATGGGGCCGACCTGGCAGTCGATCGTGCCGGAGTTGGTGCCACGCAGCGAGTTGAAGGGCGCGGTGGCGCTCAACTCGCTGGGCATCAACATCGCGCGCTCCATCGGGCCGGCGGCAGGCGGGCTGATCCTCGCGAGCTTCGGTGCGGCTGCCACCTACGGGCTCGATGTGCTGAGCTATGTGTTCGTGATCGCGGCGCTGTTGTGGTGGAAGCGCCCGGCGGCGGTCGACAGCGGGCTGTCCGAGAACTTCTTCGGCGCCTTCCGTGCGGGCATCCGCTACACGCGGGCCAGCAAGGAGCTGCACGTGGTGCTGCTGCGCGCGGCGGTGTTCTTCTTGTTTGCCAGCTCGGTGTGGGCGCTGCTGCCGCTGGTGGCGCGCCAGATGCTCGGCGGCACGGCGAGCTTCTACGGCATCCTGCTCGGCGCCGTGGGCGCGGGCGCCATCGGCGGTGCGCTGGTGATGCCGCGGCTGCGTGCGCGGCTCGATGCCGACGGCATGCTGCTGCTGGCTTCGCTGCTCACGGCGGCGGTGATGGGTGGACTGGTGTTCGCGCCGCCGCAATGGCTCGCGGTGCCGATGCTGGGCGTGCTCGGCCTGGGCTGGATCATTGCGCTCACCACGCTCAACGGGGTGGCGCAGTCGATCCTGCCGAACTGGGTGCGCGGGCGCGGGCTGGCCGTGTACCTCACGGTGTTCAACGGCGCCATGGCCGCGGGCAGCCTGGGCTGGGGCCTGATTGCGCAGCAGATCGGCGTGCCGGCCACGCTGGTGGCGGGCGCGGTGGGGCTGGTGGTGATGGGGCTGGTGTTCCATCGCGTGCGGCTGCCCGCCGGCGAGGCCGACCTGCAGGCGTCGAACCACTGGCCCGAACCGCTGCTGGCCGAGCCTGTGGCGCACGACCGCGGGCCCGTGATGATCCAGGTCGAGTACCGCATCCGCAAGGAAGACCGGCCGGCGTTCCTCGATGCGATGAAGCGGCTGTCGCTCGAGCGCCGCCGCGACGGTGCCTACGCCTGGGGCGTGCACGAACACACGACCGACGCCGAGCGCGTGATGGAGTGGTTCCTCGTGGAATCGTGGGCCGAGCATTTGCGCCAGCACCACCGCGTGTCGCAGGCCGACGCCGACCTGCAGGCCGAGGCGCTGCGCTTTCACATCGGCCCGGGCAAGCCCGAGGTGCATCACTTCCTGGCGCTCTGA
- the dapF gene encoding diaminopimelate epimerase: MRIRFTKMQGAGNDFVVLDETRGTLGLSAAQYRFLADRHFGVGADQILTVRPSPAAGIDFQYVIHNADGGEVEQCGNGARCFMRFVSEHGLTEKKDVRVQTLAGVIEPRMGDDGRVTVDMGAPVFEPARVPFDTAGLDPQHEGAWQKWHLALGTRAGSAIVSVAVLSMGNPHAVQVVDNVDTAPVAEQGPQIEHHPRFPQRVNAGFMQVVDRSNIKLRVFERGAGETLACGTGACAAVVAGIRLGLLDSRVDVQTHGGILTIEWQGDGRPVLMTGPATTVFEGEIDVPDISEQP, from the coding sequence ATGCGAATCCGCTTTACCAAGATGCAGGGAGCCGGCAACGATTTCGTCGTGCTCGACGAAACGCGCGGCACGCTGGGCCTCAGCGCCGCGCAGTACCGCTTCCTGGCCGACCGCCATTTCGGCGTCGGCGCCGACCAGATCCTCACGGTGCGCCCGTCGCCCGCTGCAGGCATCGACTTCCAGTACGTGATCCACAACGCCGACGGCGGCGAGGTGGAGCAGTGCGGCAACGGGGCGCGTTGTTTCATGCGCTTCGTGAGCGAGCACGGCCTGACCGAGAAGAAAGACGTGCGCGTGCAGACGCTGGCCGGCGTGATCGAGCCGCGCATGGGCGACGACGGCCGCGTGACGGTCGACATGGGCGCCCCGGTCTTCGAGCCGGCGCGCGTGCCCTTCGACACGGCCGGGCTCGACCCGCAGCACGAAGGCGCGTGGCAGAAGTGGCACCTCGCCTTGGGCACCCGGGCCGGCAGCGCTATCGTTTCGGTAGCGGTGCTGTCGATGGGCAACCCGCACGCGGTGCAGGTGGTCGACAACGTCGACACGGCGCCGGTGGCCGAGCAGGGCCCGCAGATCGAGCACCACCCGCGCTTTCCGCAGCGCGTGAACGCGGGCTTCATGCAGGTGGTCGACCGGTCGAACATCAAGCTGCGGGTGTTCGAGCGCGGCGCCGGCGAAACGCTGGCCTGCGGCACGGGCGCCTGCGCGGCGGTGGTGGCGGGCATTCGCCTGGGGCTGCTGGATTCCCGCGTCGACGTGCAGACGCACGGCGGCATTCTCACGATCGAGTGGCAGGGCGACGGCCGGCCGGTGCTCATGACAGGACCGGCCACGACGGTGTTCGAGGGCGAGATCGACGTGCCCGACATTTCGGAACAGCCATGA
- a CDS encoding CobW family GTP-binding protein: MALIPATILTGFLGSGKTTLLKRILTEAHGQKIAVIENEFGEENIDSDILVTESKEQIIQMSNGCVCCTIREDLREALQLLAAKKRQGLLDFDRVVIETTGLADPGPVAQTFFMDDEIAESYLLDSILTLVDAKHAPQQLNDRQEARRQVGFADQIFISKSELVSAEETDALIHRLKHMNPRAPQQKAHFGDVPLKDIFDLRGFNLNAKLDIDPDFLKEEEAHDHHDHDHAHGEACDHPSHKHEGHGHHHHTDDDVKSFVYKADRPFDPAKLEDFLGAIVNIYGPRMLRYKGVLNMKGTERKVIFQGVHQLMGSDLGPEWGKDEARQSRMVFIGIELPREILEQGLEQCLV; this comes from the coding sequence ATGGCCCTCATCCCCGCGACCATCCTGACCGGCTTTCTCGGCTCGGGCAAAACCACGCTGCTCAAGCGCATCCTGACCGAGGCCCACGGCCAGAAGATCGCGGTCATCGAGAACGAGTTCGGTGAAGAGAACATCGACAGCGACATCCTCGTGACCGAGTCGAAGGAGCAGATCATCCAGATGAGCAACGGCTGCGTCTGCTGCACCATCCGCGAAGACCTGCGTGAGGCGCTGCAGCTGCTGGCCGCCAAGAAGCGCCAGGGCCTGCTCGACTTCGACCGCGTGGTGATCGAGACCACCGGCCTGGCCGACCCCGGCCCCGTGGCGCAGACCTTCTTCATGGACGACGAGATCGCCGAGAGCTACCTGCTCGACTCGATCCTCACGCTGGTCGATGCCAAGCACGCGCCGCAGCAGCTCAACGACCGCCAGGAAGCGCGCCGCCAGGTGGGCTTTGCCGACCAGATCTTCATCAGCAAGAGCGAGCTGGTGTCGGCCGAAGAGACCGACGCGCTCATTCACCGCCTGAAGCACATGAACCCGCGCGCGCCGCAGCAGAAGGCGCACTTCGGCGACGTGCCCCTGAAGGACATCTTCGACCTGCGCGGCTTCAACCTGAACGCCAAGCTGGACATCGACCCCGACTTCCTGAAGGAAGAAGAGGCGCACGATCACCACGACCATGACCACGCGCATGGCGAGGCGTGCGACCACCCCTCGCACAAGCACGAGGGGCACGGTCACCATCACCACACCGATGACGACGTGAAGAGCTTCGTCTACAAGGCCGACCGGCCTTTCGACCCGGCCAAGCTCGAAGACTTCCTGGGTGCCATCGTGAACATCTACGGCCCGCGCATGCTGCGCTACAAGGGCGTGCTGAACATGAAGGGCACCGAGCGCAAGGTGATCTTCCAGGGCGTGCACCAGCTGATGGGCAGCGACCTGGGCCCGGAGTGGGGCAAGGACGAGGCGCGCCAGAGCCGCATGGTGTTCATCGGCATCGAACTGCCGCGCGAGATCCTGGAGCAGGGGCTGGAGCAGTGCCTGGTCTGA
- a CDS encoding YdcF family protein has protein sequence MSGPARRGWRRRPWLTGLCLLLLAGVLTYVAIAGVIWRHAEAALAGPLPRAADVALVLGNRAYLDGKPNPCLTGRVDQGIVLARAGRVQTLVFSGGVDVEDGRIEAEVMRDHATAEGYTGPMVLESVSSSTRANLSLSRTVLEANGVRSVIIVSEPYHLWRIERLVRASGFDQAFDVQYAAAPTSCWRRWGMLFKGALREPAAIVNNASLGYLF, from the coding sequence TTGAGCGGTCCCGCGCGACGCGGGTGGCGCCGCCGGCCCTGGCTGACCGGCCTGTGCCTGCTGCTGCTGGCCGGCGTGCTGACGTATGTCGCCATCGCGGGCGTGATCTGGCGGCATGCCGAAGCCGCACTGGCCGGCCCGCTGCCGCGTGCGGCCGACGTGGCGCTGGTGCTGGGCAACCGCGCCTACCTCGACGGCAAGCCGAACCCCTGCCTCACGGGCCGGGTCGACCAGGGCATCGTGCTGGCGCGCGCCGGTCGCGTGCAGACGCTGGTGTTCTCGGGCGGCGTCGATGTCGAAGACGGCCGCATCGAAGCCGAGGTGATGCGCGACCACGCCACGGCCGAGGGCTACACGGGGCCGATGGTGCTGGAGTCGGTGTCGTCGTCCACGCGCGCCAACCTGTCGCTGTCGCGCACGGTGCTCGAAGCCAATGGCGTGCGCAGCGTGATCATCGTGTCGGAGCCGTACCACCTGTGGCGCATCGAGCGGCTGGTGCGTGCCAGCGGCTTCGACCAGGCCTTCGACGTGCAGTACGCCGCCGCGCCCACCTCGTGCTGGCGCCGCTGGGGCATGCTGTTCAAGGGCGCATTGCGTGAGCCTGCCGCCATCGTGAACAATGCATCGCTCGGTTATCTGTTCTAG
- the dksA gene encoding RNA polymerase-binding protein DksA gives MKKPAAKATPATKPAAKKAPAAKAVPATKKVSATAAAAAVAKEKSAVKKPAATPAKTGTAAAKKSAKPATKSAGAAPTSSQPVGRPAATLSASPTPMKKTAAASSSAPATPSIPATPAPAARGGRVSRLSQLTVPSMPQSVASTAAKSSFSQAPSTALVPPPPLAVKKDPKLVNNWKTKTPAELSDAEVIAMPDDEYMNDKQMAFFRLKLVELKRGILENAGETTEHLREDTVVVPDPADRATIEEEHALELRTRDRERKLLKKIEQSIQRIDAGDYGYCDETGEPIGVGRLLARPTATLSLEAQQRRELKQKMFGD, from the coding sequence GTGAAGAAACCCGCCGCCAAGGCCACGCCAGCCACCAAGCCTGCCGCAAAGAAGGCGCCGGCTGCGAAGGCTGTACCCGCGACGAAGAAGGTTTCTGCCACCGCTGCTGCCGCCGCTGTCGCGAAAGAGAAAAGCGCTGTCAAAAAGCCTGCGGCAACCCCGGCCAAGACCGGGACCGCGGCTGCCAAGAAGTCCGCCAAGCCCGCAACGAAATCCGCGGGCGCGGCGCCCACGTCATCCCAACCGGTCGGCCGTCCTGCGGCCACCCTTTCTGCTTCCCCGACCCCCATGAAAAAAACGGCTGCCGCCTCTTCTTCCGCCCCGGCGACACCCTCGATCCCCGCTACGCCCGCTCCCGCCGCGCGTGGTGGCCGCGTGTCCCGGCTGTCGCAACTGACCGTGCCCTCGATGCCGCAATCCGTGGCCTCGACCGCCGCCAAATCCAGCTTCTCGCAGGCGCCTTCCACCGCGCTGGTGCCGCCGCCGCCCCTGGCCGTCAAGAAAGACCCGAAGCTGGTCAACAACTGGAAGACCAAGACGCCCGCCGAGCTGAGCGATGCCGAAGTCATCGCGATGCCCGACGACGAGTACATGAACGACAAGCAGATGGCGTTCTTCCGCCTGAAGCTCGTCGAACTCAAGCGCGGCATCCTCGAGAACGCCGGTGAAACCACCGAGCACCTGCGCGAAGACACCGTGGTCGTGCCCGACCCGGCCGACCGCGCCACCATCGAGGAAGAGCACGCGCTCGAACTGCGCACGCGCGACCGCGAACGCAAGCTGCTCAAGAAGATCGAGCAGTCGATCCAGCGCATCGACGCCGGCGACTACGGCTACTGCGACGAGACCGGCGAGCCCATCGGCGTCGGCCGCCTGCTGGCCCGCCCGACCGCCACGCTCTCGCTCGAAGCGCAACAGCGCCGCGAGCTGAAGCAGAAAATGTTCGGGGATTGA
- a CDS encoding tyrosine recombinase XerC: protein MEWIDKYLEHVRVERRLAPRTVELYAFHLRALTDHAAEANLPLDRVQTAHIRRWMAQLHSVGREPRGIALVLSCWRSFYRWLGHEGLIGFNPVQDVHAPKAGRPLPKALGVDDAVRLAELYDPEADPWTEARDGAIVEVLYGCGLRVSELTGLDAQASGTARGWVDLDAMEAHVLGKGSKRRSVPVGSKAAEALRDWLAVRGERQEPALFVSARGARMSSQGVWKLLRERSLKAGLAAPVHPHMLRHSFASHVLQSSSDLRAVQELLGHANIATTQVYTRLDFQHLAKVYDAAHPRAKARPDKDDK, encoded by the coding sequence ATGGAATGGATCGACAAATACCTCGAACACGTGCGCGTGGAGCGTCGGCTCGCGCCGCGCACGGTCGAGCTGTATGCCTTCCACCTGCGCGCGCTGACCGACCACGCCGCCGAGGCCAACCTGCCGCTGGACCGCGTGCAGACGGCGCACATCCGCCGCTGGATGGCGCAGCTGCACAGCGTCGGGCGCGAGCCGCGCGGCATTGCGCTGGTGTTGTCGTGCTGGCGCAGCTTTTACCGCTGGCTCGGCCATGAAGGGCTGATCGGCTTCAACCCGGTGCAGGACGTGCACGCGCCCAAGGCGGGCCGGCCGCTGCCGAAGGCGCTGGGCGTGGACGACGCGGTGCGCCTGGCCGAGCTGTACGACCCCGAGGCCGACCCCTGGACCGAAGCGCGCGACGGCGCCATCGTCGAAGTGCTCTATGGCTGCGGCCTGCGCGTGAGCGAGCTCACGGGGCTCGACGCACAGGCGAGCGGCACGGCGCGCGGCTGGGTCGATCTCGATGCGATGGAAGCCCACGTGCTCGGCAAGGGCAGCAAGCGGCGCAGTGTGCCCGTGGGCAGCAAGGCGGCCGAGGCGCTGCGCGACTGGCTCGCGGTGCGCGGCGAGCGCCAGGAGCCGGCGCTGTTCGTGAGTGCGCGCGGGGCGCGCATGTCGTCGCAGGGGGTGTGGAAGCTGCTGCGCGAGCGCAGCCTGAAGGCGGGCCTGGCCGCGCCGGTGCATCCGCACATGCTGCGCCACTCGTTCGCGAGCCACGTGCTGCAGTCGAGCAGCGACCTGCGCGCGGTGCAGGAGCTGCTGGGCCATGCCAACATCGCGACCACGCAGGTCTACACGCGGCTGGATTTCCAGCACCTGGCCAAGGTCTACGACGCGGCGCATCCGCGCGCCAAGGCCCGGCCGGACAAGGACGACAAGTAG
- a CDS encoding DoxX family protein, whose translation MHWTLSPAVRWIALLLLCAAYLQGGLNKAMDFDAAIGEMNHFGLSPAGPLAVAVIVLELGAAALILIGFWRWLGALALGGFTLMATFVALRFWEMPMGQERFMAANSFFEHLGLVGGFVLVAWLDLKERQDD comes from the coding sequence ATGCACTGGACCCTTTCGCCCGCCGTGCGCTGGATCGCCTTGCTGCTGCTGTGCGCGGCCTACCTGCAGGGCGGCCTGAACAAGGCGATGGACTTCGATGCCGCCATCGGCGAGATGAACCACTTCGGCCTGTCGCCGGCCGGCCCGCTGGCCGTGGCGGTGATCGTGCTGGAGCTGGGCGCCGCGGCGCTCATCCTCATCGGCTTCTGGCGCTGGCTCGGTGCGCTCGCACTGGGCGGCTTCACGCTGATGGCGACCTTTGTCGCGCTGCGTTTCTGGGAAATGCCGATGGGGCAAGAACGCTTCATGGCCGCGAACTCTTTCTTCGAACACCTGGGCCTGGTCGGCGGCTTTGTGCTCGTCGCCTGGCTCGACCTCAAGGAGCGCCAGGATGACTGA
- a CDS encoding YdgA family protein, which produces MSKKAVLGVLAAALAVAYGGSTWWAGTQIKSSYDVALGELPKQTALVRVIERSYERNFLGAVSTVTLELGCPAEAEVAPAASAPAAAPAAATTDVAQATTEGEEEEPTEDDGDAKATPPKPVRITFRDTIRHGPFAGGTLAAAVIDSELVLDAKAQAEAEKLFGKAKPVTAHTKVGFGGGFTSDLTVAPAKLAEEGKGEFAWQGAQARLDMDAARTRLRYDMTMPGMDINTASKGVQVKVGKFTAKADMDGSAGWLLATGKSEGRLDSFELNAPKGLLPGGEGAAPAKSIKVLLQSIDLTGEATIKDGLYASEGAFKGKGKVNETAIDKFEIASSARRIQAAGYKKLADAWLQSTDGAGCGQRSKGQKDAMQALIEQLAPDLKAMAKHSPEAGLDRMLIEIGGQSAELSYSVALAGVTDEDLKLPGNTLLLQRGVLKANARVPVKWIEKLAETGAESGQTPPPELIAGLIEQAEQSGYVKRAGDDVVSQVEFSEGQLKLIGKPVGNFGK; this is translated from the coding sequence TTGAGCAAAAAAGCAGTATTGGGAGTCCTGGCCGCGGCCCTCGCCGTTGCCTATGGCGGCAGCACCTGGTGGGCCGGCACGCAAATCAAATCGAGCTACGACGTCGCCCTCGGCGAACTGCCGAAGCAGACCGCGCTGGTGCGCGTCATCGAGCGCAGCTACGAGCGCAACTTCCTCGGCGCCGTGAGCACCGTGACGCTCGAACTGGGCTGCCCGGCCGAGGCCGAAGTGGCCCCCGCCGCATCGGCACCCGCCGCCGCGCCGGCCGCAGCCACGACCGACGTCGCCCAGGCCACGACCGAAGGCGAGGAAGAAGAACCCACCGAAGACGACGGCGACGCCAAGGCCACCCCGCCCAAGCCCGTGCGCATCACCTTCCGCGACACCATCCGCCACGGCCCGTTCGCCGGCGGCACGCTGGCCGCGGCCGTCATCGACAGCGAACTCGTGCTCGACGCCAAGGCGCAGGCCGAGGCCGAAAAGCTGTTCGGCAAGGCCAAACCAGTGACCGCGCACACCAAGGTCGGCTTCGGCGGCGGCTTCACCAGCGACCTCACCGTCGCGCCCGCGAAGCTGGCCGAAGAAGGCAAGGGCGAGTTCGCCTGGCAAGGCGCGCAGGCCCGCCTGGACATGGACGCGGCCCGCACCCGCCTGCGCTACGACATGACCATGCCGGGCATGGACATCAACACCGCCTCCAAGGGCGTGCAGGTGAAGGTGGGCAAGTTCACCGCCAAGGCCGACATGGACGGCAGCGCCGGCTGGCTCCTCGCCACCGGCAAGTCCGAAGGCCGTCTGGACAGCTTCGAGCTGAACGCGCCCAAGGGCCTGCTCCCCGGCGGCGAGGGCGCCGCCCCCGCCAAGTCGATCAAGGTGCTGCTGCAAAGCATCGACCTGACCGGCGAAGCCACCATCAAGGACGGCCTGTACGCCTCCGAAGGCGCCTTCAAGGGCAAGGGCAAGGTCAACGAAACCGCCATCGACAAGTTCGAGATCGCCAGCAGCGCACGCCGCATCCAGGCGGCCGGCTACAAGAAGCTGGCCGACGCCTGGCTGCAGTCGACCGACGGTGCCGGCTGCGGCCAGCGCAGCAAGGGCCAGAAGGACGCGATGCAGGCGCTGATCGAGCAGCTCGCACCCGACCTCAAGGCCATGGCCAAGCACAGCCCCGAAGCCGGCCTCGACCGCATGCTGATCGAGATCGGCGGCCAGAGCGCCGAGCTCAGCTACTCGGTGGCCCTCGCCGGCGTGACCGACGAAGACCTGAAGCTGCCCGGCAACACGCTGCTGCTCCAGCGCGGCGTGCTCAAGGCCAACGCGCGCGTGCCCGTGAAGTGGATCGAGAAGCTGGCCGAAACCGGCGCCGAGAGCGGCCAGACGCCGCCGCCTGAATTGATCGCGGGCCTGATCGAACAGGCCGAGCAGAGCGGCTACGTGAAGCGCGCGGGCGACGACGTGGTCAGCCAGGTCGAGTTCAGCGAAGGCCAGCTCAAGCTCATCGGCAAGCCGGTGGGGAATTTCGGCAAGTAG